A genome region from Candidatus Poribacteria bacterium includes the following:
- a CDS encoding ABC transporter substrate-binding protein, whose product MNLTRIATFAFVFAIVTLVIGLSGCDDMAQMVPDDTTTLPEMMTGEITIGMAVALTGDFAEPYGLPMKRGFELAQEEINMHTGANITFVTVDAQSTVEGGVAAVQQLVDQGVPALVGIGLSTHLKEAFPIAQENGIVAFSSISAAAGLSSIGDYIFRAGLATNILHPNGVVATQKQLGYTKVAAIYDAADVYSTSSNEEIAKALQASGVEILTTETFQGGDTDFSTQLTTIMGMAPEVLFISALAPEMVQIIVQAREIGIPAAVPFIVPDLTADEAQKAGEAAEGAIAFTNWSSTSDAPGNQAFVQNYSAKYGIEPEPWAAQSYATLYILANAIANAGSTDAAAIRDALAQTMNFPTILGNFSFDPNGEAMYEPVVLMVKDGELHAFETTAPETVAAEIPIGLVVSLTGKDAEPYGLPMQRGFELAREEINMHSHENIMTHGHGNIMFVTVDDQSSEEGAIAAVQQLADQDVPAIVGIAISDYLEDAFPIAQDAGIVAFSSVSSAAGLSSIGDYVFRTGLAVDIVNPSGVMITHKKLGYTKVALIYDAADTYSTSSNEEIKKALAANGVEILTEETIETGGADFSEQLTNIMGMAPEALFISALSAEMTQVIIQAGDLGIPETVQLIVPDLTAKEIQDAGDAAEGAIAFTGWTNLSNIPGNQDFIEKYQAKYGIEPEPWAAQSYATLYILAGAIANAQAADSAAIRDALAQTTDFPTILGNFSFDPNGEAIYNPIVLMVKDGGLQLFE is encoded by the coding sequence ATGAATCTGACAAGAATTGCAACATTCGCGTTTGTATTCGCAATTGTTACCTTAGTTATCGGACTTTCGGGGTGCGACGATATGGCACAGATGGTGCCTGACGACACAACGACACTGCCTGAAATGATGACGGGAGAGATTACCATCGGTATGGCGGTAGCGTTGACGGGAGACTTTGCCGAACCCTATGGACTCCCGATGAAACGCGGCTTTGAGTTGGCACAAGAAGAGATCAATATGCACACTGGTGCGAACATCACATTTGTCACTGTGGATGCCCAAAGCACTGTAGAGGGCGGAGTCGCCGCCGTCCAGCAATTGGTGGATCAAGGTGTACCTGCCCTCGTCGGGATTGGCCTCTCAACACATCTTAAAGAGGCGTTTCCGATTGCGCAAGAGAATGGGATCGTCGCCTTTAGCTCTATCTCCGCTGCTGCGGGTTTGAGCTCGATTGGGGACTATATCTTCCGCGCCGGTCTCGCTACGAATATACTGCATCCGAATGGTGTCGTGGCAACACAGAAGCAACTCGGCTATACAAAAGTGGCGGCGATCTACGATGCCGCGGATGTCTATTCCACGAGTAGCAATGAGGAAATCGCCAAAGCACTTCAGGCGAGTGGTGTCGAGATCCTGACAACCGAGACTTTCCAAGGCGGCGATACCGATTTTTCTACACAATTAACCACTATCATGGGTATGGCACCTGAAGTCCTCTTTATCTCCGCACTGGCACCAGAGATGGTGCAGATTATCGTTCAGGCACGAGAAATCGGGATTCCTGCCGCTGTGCCTTTCATTGTTCCCGATTTGACTGCAGACGAAGCCCAAAAAGCGGGGGAGGCCGCCGAGGGTGCGATAGCTTTCACGAATTGGTCTAGCACGTCTGATGCCCCCGGGAACCAAGCCTTCGTTCAAAACTACAGCGCGAAATACGGTATTGAACCCGAACCCTGGGCAGCGCAATCCTATGCGACGCTCTATATTCTCGCCAACGCTATTGCGAACGCAGGATCGACAGATGCCGCTGCGATTCGCGACGCACTGGCGCAGACGATGAACTTCCCGACGATCTTAGGGAATTTCTCGTTTGACCCCAACGGCGAAGCGATGTATGAACCGGTTGTTCTAATGGTCAAAGATGGCGAACTTCACGCCTTTGAAACGACAGCCCCTGAAACGGTAGCTGCGGAGATTCCGATCGGTCTGGTCGTATCCCTGACGGGGAAAGATGCCGAGCCGTATGGACTCCCGATGCAACGCGGTTTTGAATTAGCACGCGAAGAGATTAATATGCACAGCCATGAGAACATCATGACGCACGGCCATGGAAACATCATGTTCGTTACTGTGGACGACCAGAGTTCTGAAGAAGGAGCAATCGCAGCCGTGCAGCAATTGGCGGATCAAGACGTGCCCGCCATCGTCGGGATCGCTATCTCAGATTACCTTGAAGATGCTTTCCCGATTGCGCAAGACGCTGGGATAGTCGCATTTAGTTCAGTTTCTTCCGCTGCAGGTTTGAGCTCGATTGGGGATTATGTCTTCCGCACCGGTCTCGCCGTAGACATCGTGAATCCGAGTGGTGTGATGATCACGCACAAGAAACTCGGCTATACAAAAGTGGCACTGATATATGATGCCGCGGATACCTACTCCACAAGTAGCAACGAGGAGATAAAGAAAGCACTTGCGGCAAACGGCGTTGAGATTCTCACAGAAGAAACCATCGAAACCGGGGGTGCCGATTTTTCTGAACAATTAACCAATATAATGGGGATGGCACCTGAAGCACTTTTCATCTCTGCGCTGTCAGCAGAGATGACGCAGGTTATCATTCAAGCGGGTGATCTCGGTATCCCCGAGACTGTTCAACTTATTGTACCTGATTTGACGGCAAAAGAGATCCAAGATGCAGGCGATGCCGCTGAGGGTGCGATAGCTTTTACAGGATGGACAAACCTGTCTAATATCCCCGGAAACCAAGACTTCATCGAGAAGTATCAGGCGAAATACGGAATTGAACCCGAACCGTGGGCGGCACAGTCGTATGCAACCCTCTATATTCTCGCCGGGGCGATCGCGAACGCACAGGCGGCAGATTCTGCAGCGATTCGTGATGCGCTGGCACAGACAACGGATTTCCCGACGATTTTAGGGAATTTCTCGTTTGACCCGAACGGTGAAGCGATATACAATCCGATTGTCCTTATGGTCAAAGACGGCGGACTTCAACTCTTTGAATAA